In the Pseudomonadota bacterium genome, one interval contains:
- a CDS encoding NapC/NirT family cytochrome c: MKFSKKQPLYDIDEILNQGPVIHPGGGKFWYGLAAGMVLILLLAGGYQLGGASRFCGACHSMEKEYTQWKLSRHKQFSCIECHMPDTNIAGKLAYKTRAGLNDLWHEVIRNYPAHIRLSSKGKDIMNGNCFRCHFSTIENTRMSKGGQNCLKCHHNLVHGQGILKGGLKYE; this comes from the coding sequence GTGAAATTCTCTAAAAAGCAACCATTATATGATATTGATGAAATCCTCAATCAGGGGCCTGTCATACACCCTGGAGGGGGTAAGTTCTGGTATGGTTTAGCGGCCGGTATGGTTCTGATACTTCTGCTGGCGGGCGGTTACCAGCTTGGCGGCGCTTCCCGGTTCTGCGGAGCCTGCCATAGCATGGAAAAAGAATATACCCAGTGGAAGTTATCAAGACACAAACAATTTTCATGTATCGAATGTCATATGCCGGATACAAATATTGCCGGAAAGCTCGCATATAAAACCCGTGCAGGCCTCAATGACCTCTGGCATGAGGTGATCCGTAATTATCCTGCTCATATCAGACTTTCTTCCAAAGGGAAGGATATTATGAACGGCAATTGTTTCCGTTGCCACTTCTCGACCATTGAAAACACGCGCATGTCCAAGGGTGGCCAGAATTGTTTAAAATGTCACCACAATCTGGTGCATGGCCAGGGTATATTAAAAGGAGGACTGAAGTATGAATAG
- a CDS encoding PilT/PilU family type 4a pilus ATPase produces MAELLDYLKYMGEKGASDIYITNGMPAMFRIQGATQPYDEPPMTAEDTERIAASTMNEKQRKIFAEELEMNLALYYPELGRFRVNIFRQRGYAGLVIRLINTVIKSIDEVGLPQVFKSIMMGKNGLILVVGATGSGKSTTLASMIDHRNANQRGHIITIEDPVEYVHNHKQSVITQREVGFDTHSFAAALKNTLRQAPDVILIGEIRDTETMEDAITFAETGHLALGTLHANNANQALERILNFFPIERHLQIYMQLSLNLRAIISQRLIPTVEGKRVAAIEIMLDSARIKDLILKGDVGLLKETMAASYNEGMQTFDQHILDLYKTGIIDYNNAIAYADAPNDLRLKIKMAGISKEEESQKESSFKLKIDGK; encoded by the coding sequence ATGGCAGAATTATTAGATTATTTAAAATATATGGGCGAGAAGGGTGCATCGGACATTTACATAACAAACGGCATGCCGGCCATGTTCCGCATTCAGGGTGCTACACAGCCATACGATGAACCCCCCATGACCGCTGAAGATACCGAGCGAATTGCAGCCAGCACAATGAACGAAAAGCAGAGAAAAATCTTTGCTGAAGAGCTGGAAATGAACCTTGCCCTCTATTACCCGGAACTGGGGAGGTTCAGGGTCAATATCTTCAGGCAGAGGGGGTACGCCGGATTGGTCATCAGACTGATCAATACAGTGATCAAAAGCATCGACGAGGTTGGGCTTCCCCAGGTGTTTAAGAGTATCATGATGGGCAAAAACGGGCTGATCCTTGTTGTTGGCGCAACGGGGAGCGGCAAGTCTACAACCCTGGCGTCCATGATAGACCATAGGAATGCAAACCAGCGCGGACATATAATAACCATCGAAGACCCGGTAGAATATGTCCATAATCACAAACAGAGTGTTATCACGCAGAGGGAAGTCGGGTTTGATACCCATTCATTTGCGGCTGCCCTGAAGAATACCTTGAGGCAGGCGCCGGATGTAATTCTTATCGGCGAGATACGGGATACCGAGACGATGGAGGATGCCATTACCTTTGCTGAAACAGGGCATCTCGCCCTCGGTACACTCCATGCGAATAACGCAAACCAGGCCCTTGAAAGGATTCTGAATTTCTTCCCCATAGAGCGTCACCTTCAGATATACATGCAGTTGTCCCTTAACCTCAGGGCTATTATATCCCAGAGGCTTATTCCTACCGTGGAAGGGAAGAGGGTTGCTGCCATCGAAATCATGCTTGACAGCGCAAGGATAAAGGACCTTATCCTGAAAGGTGATGTAGGGCTTTTAAAGGAGACCATGGCAGCGTCTTACAACGAAGGGATGCAGACCTTTGACCAGCATATCCTTGACCTTTATAAAACAGGGATCATTGATTACAATAACGCAATAGCATATGCCGATGCCCCCAACGATCTGAGGCTCAAGATCAAGATGGCAGGTATCTCTAAAGAGGAAGAAAGCCAGAAGGAATCATCATTTAAATTAAAGATAGATGGGAAATAG
- a CDS encoding ammonia-forming cytochrome c nitrite reductase subunit c552: MNRKTRFLTVLVVVVFLTVLFVAARAIAIKPASTVKITPIPANEYNPAVWGKSYPLQYKSFQKNLDMSASPTGFGGSLKVQHSIKQPEILMNFKGMAFSKDYTEDRGHPYALDDLKETKRITPVSPGACMTCKTAYLIDFYKEKGWGYAKTPLSELFPRMKHPIVCANCHDLATMNLRVINPAFTEAMQRRGIDVKKASREEMRSYVCAQCHVEYYFEPETTRVIFPWDKGLHPEQMYAYYAQTPNGFAQDWIHPDSQAKMLKAQHPDFETWSNGAHGKAGVSCADCHMPFMRENGQKYSSHWLTSPMKHIDASCGTCHAQTKEWFLDRVKTIQGNVWQLQHTAGMTVAKAHEVIGKVNNLGKANKVELDKARELVRKAQWYWDIVAAENSMGFHNPVQVLNTLGQSINMAHQAIAAANKAGGTNF, translated from the coding sequence ATGAATAGAAAGACCAGGTTTCTAACGGTTTTAGTTGTAGTGGTGTTTCTAACTGTCCTTTTTGTTGCAGCGAGAGCTATAGCAATAAAACCTGCTTCTACCGTAAAAATTACGCCCATACCTGCAAACGAATACAACCCTGCCGTGTGGGGAAAATCCTACCCTCTCCAGTATAAGAGCTTTCAGAAAAATCTTGATATGTCAGCCTCTCCTACGGGTTTCGGGGGCAGCCTGAAGGTCCAGCACTCCATAAAACAGCCCGAAATTCTGATGAACTTTAAAGGCATGGCATTCAGTAAGGATTATACGGAAGACCGTGGACATCCCTATGCCCTGGATGACCTGAAGGAGACAAAAAGGATCACACCGGTGAGCCCCGGGGCATGTATGACCTGCAAAACAGCATATCTTATCGACTTCTATAAAGAGAAGGGGTGGGGATATGCAAAAACCCCTTTATCCGAACTGTTCCCCAGAATGAAGCATCCCATTGTATGTGCTAACTGCCATGATCTGGCTACAATGAACCTTCGGGTCATTAATCCTGCCTTTACAGAGGCCATGCAGCGACGGGGGATAGATGTAAAAAAGGCATCCCGTGAAGAGATGAGAAGCTATGTCTGTGCGCAATGCCATGTGGAGTATTATTTTGAGCCTGAGACTACAAGGGTCATATTCCCATGGGATAAGGGACTTCACCCTGAGCAGATGTATGCTTATTACGCACAAACACCTAATGGGTTTGCCCAGGATTGGATACATCCTGATTCGCAGGCAAAGATGCTCAAGGCGCAACACCCTGATTTTGAAACGTGGAGTAACGGAGCGCACGGAAAGGCAGGGGTTTCCTGTGCAGATTGTCATATGCCCTTCATGCGCGAGAATGGTCAAAAGTATTCGTCACACTGGCTGACAAGCCCCATGAAACATATTGATGCGTCATGTGGAACTTGTCATGCTCAGACAAAAGAATGGTTTCTTGACCGTGTGAAGACCATTCAGGGCAATGTCTGGCAACTGCAACACACTGCCGGCATGACCGTTGCAAAGGCGCATGAAGTAATAGGAAAGGTAAATAATCTCGGAAAGGCCAATAAGGTGGAACTGGATAAGGCGCGGGAGCTTGTCCGGAAAGCGCAGTGGTACTGGGATATCGTTGCAGCAGAAAACAGTATGGGTTTCCATAATCCGGTACAGGTACTGAACACGCTCGGCCAATCCATTAATATGGCCCATCAGGCTATCGCCGCCGCCAATAAGGCAGGGGGGACGAATTTTTAG